Proteins encoded in a region of the Sterolibacterium denitrificans genome:
- a CDS encoding SDR family oxidoreductase, protein MSFDFSNRVVLVTGGGKGIGRGITAAFLRAGAKVVICGRTPPETPVGAAGATAEFVALDVRDNDAVKAFFDDIAARYGRLDVLINNAGGSPNADAATASPRFHESIIRLNLLAPLYMAQLANAIMQKQAEGGVIEFIGSVSGLRPSPGTAAYGAAKAGVLNLVSSLAVEWAPKVRVVTVSPGLIRTEKSGMHYGDEAGLASVAATIPLGRMGEGEDIANACMFMASPYAAYVSGTNLLIHGGGEKPAFLDAASVNKD, encoded by the coding sequence ATGTCTTTTGATTTCTCGAATCGGGTGGTTCTGGTCACCGGCGGCGGCAAGGGCATCGGCCGCGGCATCACCGCCGCCTTTCTCCGGGCCGGCGCGAAAGTCGTCATCTGCGGCCGCACGCCGCCGGAAACGCCGGTCGGCGCGGCGGGCGCCACGGCCGAATTCGTTGCGCTCGACGTGCGCGACAACGATGCGGTGAAGGCTTTTTTCGATGACATCGCGGCCAGGTACGGCCGCCTCGACGTGTTGATCAACAACGCCGGCGGCAGCCCGAATGCCGACGCCGCCACCGCTTCGCCGCGCTTCCACGAAAGCATCATCCGCCTCAACCTGCTGGCGCCGCTCTACATGGCCCAACTGGCCAACGCCATCATGCAAAAGCAAGCCGAAGGCGGGGTGATCGAATTCATCGGCAGCGTCTCGGGGCTGCGCCCTTCGCCCGGCACCGCCGCCTACGGCGCGGCCAAGGCCGGCGTGCTGAATCTGGTCAGCAGCCTGGCCGTCGAATGGGCGCCGAAAGTGCGCGTGGTCACCGTCAGCCCCGGCCTGATCCGCACCGAGAAATCCGGCATGCACTATGGCGACGAGGCCGGCCTGGCTTCGGTTGCCGCGACCATCCCGCTCGGCCGCATGGGCGAAGGCGAGGATATCGCCAACGCCTGCATGTTCATGGCCTCGCCCTATGCGGCCTATGTCAGCGGCACCAATCTGCTGATTCACGGCGGTGGCGAAAAACCGGCTTTTCTCGATGCGGCGAGCGTCAATAAGGATTGA
- a CDS encoding SRPBCC family protein, with protein sequence MAIEMKESFQVAAPIGKVWDFMMKPEMVVACMPGAGLKEIVSPEKFIGTVKLKVGAVTAQYEGTITYAEVDEAARRLKLLAEGNERGGGTATATIACQLVSIEGGTDVQFESSVDLTGKLIQVGRGMIEGVAGQIVKKYIANVRKMLEVEAPADGVAPASVSAAASSAAGEATAQTAPAAAPPQEDSINMGAIVFKALWMSIVNFFKRLFGRG encoded by the coding sequence ATGGCCATAGAAATGAAGGAATCCTTCCAGGTTGCCGCACCGATCGGGAAGGTATGGGATTTCATGATGAAACCGGAAATGGTCGTCGCCTGCATGCCCGGCGCCGGGCTGAAGGAAATCGTCAGTCCCGAGAAATTCATCGGCACCGTCAAGCTCAAGGTTGGCGCGGTGACCGCGCAGTACGAGGGCACCATCACCTATGCCGAAGTCGATGAAGCGGCGCGGCGCCTCAAGCTGCTGGCCGAAGGCAACGAGCGCGGCGGCGGCACGGCCACCGCCACCATCGCCTGCCAACTGGTGAGCATCGAAGGCGGCACGGACGTGCAGTTCGAGTCCAGCGTCGATCTCACCGGCAAACTGATCCAGGTCGGGCGCGGCATGATCGAAGGCGTGGCCGGGCAGATCGTCAAGAAATACATCGCCAACGTGCGCAAGATGCTGGAGGTGGAGGCCCCGGCTGACGGAGTTGCGCCGGCGTCGGTTTCGGCTGCGGCCTCTTCCGCGGCGGGCGAAGCTACTGCTCAGACCGCGCCCGCCGCCGCACCGCCGCAGGAAGATTCCATCAACATGGGCGCCATCGTCTTCAAGGCGCTGTGGATGAGCATCGTCAACTTCTTCAAGCGCCTGTTCGGACGCGGCTGA
- a CDS encoding hemolysin family protein, which yields MSSLLFIIVALLLVLLNGFFVAAEFGLVKLRQTRVKAIAKAHGWRGRILARVHQDLDAYLSACQLGITLASLGLGWVGEPAFADLLTPLLAAVGISNPQLIHAIAFAVAFFIISYLHIVVGELAPKSMAIRRPEVIGLWTAPPLYAFYWMMYPAIWALNHSANWILRLTRLDGAQGHDSHYSADELKLILRSSRASQDFTADEWRVLAQSLDFRGLNVADLMRPFQEAVTLREDDTLADSLEKIARHRYSRYPYLDAADRIKGVLHMKDVFFALQKNPALTSLDKLVRPVQVVSPQLPATELFRRFQRGAPHFAVVAHRDVRPLGFITLDNLLGALVGEIRDEFRQTHNEWFRLDDGTLIGKGSLPIFSLERTLGIDIDESGVDSIGGLIMQKLENLPEEGQRIEFPQFSAVVKKMSGPKIVLVRIIPQTQLHDGHDGHDGHNGRGDGAKGANSVDAAP from the coding sequence ATGAGTAGTCTGCTGTTCATCATCGTTGCTCTGTTACTCGTTCTGCTCAATGGTTTTTTCGTTGCCGCCGAATTTGGCCTGGTCAAGCTGCGGCAAACGCGCGTCAAGGCGATTGCCAAGGCTCACGGCTGGCGCGGCCGCATTCTGGCCAGGGTGCATCAGGATCTGGATGCCTACCTTTCGGCCTGCCAGCTCGGCATCACGCTGGCTTCGCTGGGCCTGGGCTGGGTGGGCGAACCGGCATTTGCCGATCTGCTCACGCCCCTGCTGGCAGCCGTCGGCATCAGCAATCCGCAATTGATTCATGCCATCGCCTTTGCCGTGGCCTTCTTCATCATCTCCTATCTGCACATCGTGGTCGGCGAGCTGGCGCCGAAGTCGATGGCCATCCGCCGGCCGGAAGTCATCGGGCTATGGACCGCCCCGCCCCTGTACGCCTTCTACTGGATGATGTATCCGGCCATCTGGGCGCTCAACCACAGTGCCAACTGGATACTGCGCCTGACGCGTCTGGATGGCGCGCAGGGCCACGACAGCCACTATTCGGCGGATGAGCTGAAGCTCATCCTGCGCTCCTCCCGCGCCAGCCAGGATTTCACGGCGGACGAATGGCGGGTGCTGGCCCAGTCGCTCGATTTCCGCGGCCTGAACGTCGCCGATCTGATGCGCCCCTTTCAGGAGGCGGTCACGCTGCGCGAGGACGACACGCTGGCAGACAGCCTGGAAAAAATCGCCCGGCATCGTTACAGCCGCTATCCCTATCTGGATGCGGCAGACCGCATCAAGGGCGTGCTGCACATGAAGGATGTTTTCTTCGCCCTGCAAAAGAACCCTGCGCTGACATCGCTGGACAAACTGGTGCGCCCGGTGCAGGTGGTTTCACCGCAGTTGCCAGCAACCGAATTGTTCCGGCGTTTTCAGCGCGGCGCGCCGCATTTTGCGGTGGTGGCCCACAGGGATGTCCGGCCGCTCGGCTTCATCACCCTGGACAATCTGCTCGGCGCCCTGGTCGGCGAGATCCGCGACGAGTTCCGCCAGACGCACAACGAATGGTTCCGCCTCGATGACGGCACGCTGATCGGCAAGGGCAGTCTGCCGATCTTCTCGCTGGAGCGCACGCTGGGCATCGACATCGACGAATCCGGCGTCGACAGCATCGGCGGTCTGATCATGCAGAAACTCGAGAACCTGCCGGAAGAAGGTCAGCGTATCGAGTTTCCGCAGTTCTCGGCGGTGGTCAAAAAGATGTCGGGACCGAAGATCGTCCTCGTGCGCATCATTCCGCAGACGCAGCTACATGATGGACACGACGGACACGATGGGCACAATGGACGTGGCGATGGGGCGAAGGGAGCAAATTCAGTAGATGCCGCCCCGTAG
- a CDS encoding carotenoid biosynthesis protein yields the protein MTSKLSALQPTYGYSLEQAERGKRVFWLALLGALGIPLVLFSLRLLHGPEQMQIWWESAKEAPVAQPQVLTNLWMTFFGISIVIWHSSVVKGWARTIACIGVGFTIAWFFEWLGTNFSGGGIFGPYHYSDTVLLGHFLGVPWVVALGWESFAYPAFYMVLYLLPSEQMGREPSQLKRFINITLISALGGLFCVVLDFIVDPISVEAGNFTWHVNGGVYPWLAGSGEPITNFLGWWICGFTMMIAWTYILQTTPSKRHVRSRYLDIYIPLALYATWFTNYMSQEILMQQRDDVIVFGLFGPGGVVLLVLIKIFLEKQGYQPHPLGHEMSRQALEKQAA from the coding sequence ATGACTTCCAAACTTTCCGCACTGCAACCGACTTACGGTTACTCGCTTGAGCAAGCCGAACGCGGCAAGCGCGTCTTCTGGCTGGCCCTGCTCGGCGCACTGGGCATCCCCCTGGTCCTGTTCAGCCTGCGCCTGCTGCATGGTCCCGAACAGATGCAGATCTGGTGGGAATCGGCCAAGGAGGCGCCGGTGGCCCAGCCCCAGGTACTGACCAATCTGTGGATGACCTTCTTCGGCATCAGCATCGTCATCTGGCATTCCAGCGTCGTCAAGGGCTGGGCGCGGACGATCGCCTGCATCGGCGTCGGCTTCACCATCGCCTGGTTTTTTGAATGGCTGGGCACCAACTTCTCCGGTGGCGGCATTTTCGGCCCCTATCACTACAGCGACACCGTGCTGCTCGGCCACTTCCTCGGCGTGCCCTGGGTAGTGGCGCTGGGCTGGGAATCCTTCGCCTATCCGGCCTTCTACATGGTGCTCTACCTGCTGCCCAGCGAACAGATGGGTCGCGAGCCTTCGCAGCTCAAGCGCTTCATCAACATCACCCTGATCTCGGCGTTGGGCGGTTTATTCTGCGTGGTGCTGGACTTCATCGTCGATCCGATCTCGGTCGAAGCCGGCAACTTCACCTGGCATGTGAATGGCGGCGTCTATCCCTGGCTGGCCGGCAGCGGCGAGCCGATCACCAACTTCCTCGGCTGGTGGATTTGCGGCTTCACCATGATGATCGCCTGGACCTATATCCTCCAGACCACGCCGTCCAAGCGCCACGTGCGCTCGAGGTATCTCGACATCTACATCCCGCTGGCGCTGTACGCGACCTGGTTCACCAACTACATGTCGCAGGAAATCCTCATGCAACAGCGCGACGACGTGATCGTCTTCGGCCTGTTCGGCCCCGGCGGCGTGGTGCTGCTGGTGCTGATCAAGATCTTCCTCGAAAAACAGGGCTACCAGCCGCATCCGCTGGGGCATGAAATGTCCCGCCAGGCCCTGGAAAAGCAGGCGGCCTGA
- a CDS encoding acyl-CoA thioesterase, with protein sequence MSGARHAPALLSAQSYPFAMDIVPRYADMDILRHINNLSLAEYHEEARTRFLMTLFGEDFLFRKREYRLLPVRTTYDYLREAHYPQPLEARAGVARIGNSSFEVAMALFQNEQCVCLATAVTVQVMDGKAAALTAAQRACLERGLLRRG encoded by the coding sequence ATGAGCGGCGCAAGACACGCCCCCGCCCTGTTGTCGGCACAGTCCTATCCCTTTGCCATGGATATCGTGCCGCGCTATGCCGACATGGACATCCTCCGGCACATCAACAATCTCTCGCTGGCCGAGTATCACGAGGAGGCGCGCACGCGCTTTCTCATGACGCTGTTCGGCGAGGATTTTCTGTTCCGCAAGCGTGAGTACCGCCTGCTGCCGGTGCGAACCACCTACGATTACCTGCGCGAGGCGCATTATCCGCAGCCGCTGGAAGCGCGGGCCGGCGTTGCCCGCATCGGCAATTCCTCCTTCGAGGTGGCCATGGCGCTGTTCCAGAATGAGCAGTGCGTTTGCCTGGCGACGGCGGTGACGGTGCAGGTGATGGATGGCAAGGCCGCCGCGCTGACGGCCGCGCAGCGGGCGTGCCTGGAGCGCGGCCTGTTACGGCGCGGCTGA
- a CDS encoding TIGR03857 family LLM class F420-dependent oxidoreductase, protein MSDVIDVSTSRYPELGCYLLPGHTRTPADLLDQVRAAEALGLGTAWISERVDVKEMGVLVGAAAAVTQRIRICAGVTNINTRHPIITASLASTASRLSGGRFALGVGRGIGVSMASWGVPVATNAMLEDFAGLMRRLWAGERVFGHEGALGSYPYLHQADWLDEAGRIPLLLGAYGPKSLELAGRCFDGVILPTYFSDAAVSRSVEHVRRGAELAGRDPSKVKVWAMVATVCDPDEERRLRSIVGRMATYLQAPDLAELLIAINGWDAAVLDDFRAAPVVAGMRGGIDSTATLDELREIEKLIPPEWFPAAVGDAATCAQRWLDQFKAGADGMIIHASTPQQFERILPEYERIRDTAHLAGRGKPPA, encoded by the coding sequence GTGAGCGATGTGATTGACGTGAGCACTTCCCGCTATCCCGAACTGGGCTGCTACCTGCTGCCCGGCCACACCCGCACGCCGGCCGATCTGCTTGATCAGGTGCGTGCCGCCGAGGCGCTGGGCCTGGGCACGGCGTGGATTTCCGAGCGCGTCGATGTCAAGGAAATGGGCGTGCTGGTCGGCGCGGCGGCCGCCGTCACGCAGCGCATCCGGATCTGCGCCGGGGTGACCAATATCAACACCCGTCATCCCATCATCACCGCCAGCCTGGCCAGCACCGCCAGCCGCCTGTCGGGCGGGCGCTTCGCGCTGGGCGTCGGGCGCGGCATCGGCGTGAGCATGGCCAGTTGGGGCGTGCCGGTGGCGACGAATGCCATGCTGGAGGATTTCGCCGGCCTGATGCGCCGGCTTTGGGCGGGCGAGCGGGTGTTCGGTCATGAAGGCGCATTGGGCAGCTATCCTTACCTGCATCAGGCCGACTGGCTGGATGAAGCCGGGAGGATTCCGCTGCTGCTCGGCGCCTACGGGCCGAAAAGTCTGGAACTGGCCGGGCGTTGCTTCGATGGCGTGATCCTGCCGACCTATTTCTCCGATGCGGCGGTGAGCCGCTCGGTGGAACATGTCCGCCGTGGCGCGGAACTGGCCGGGCGCGATCCGTCCAAGGTGAAAGTCTGGGCGATGGTGGCGACCGTCTGCGATCCGGATGAGGAACGCCGTTTGCGTTCCATCGTCGGGCGCATGGCGACCTATCTGCAAGCCCCCGATCTGGCCGAACTGCTGATCGCCATCAATGGCTGGGATGCGGCCGTGCTCGACGACTTCCGCGCCGCCCCGGTGGTGGCCGGCATGCGCGGCGGTATCGACAGCACGGCCACGCTGGACGAGCTGCGCGAAATCGAAAAACTGATTCCGCCGGAGTGGTTTCCCGCTGCCGTGGGCGATGCCGCCACCTGCGCGCAGCGCTGGCTGGATCAGTTCAAGGCCGGCGCCGATGGCATGATCATCCATGCCAGCACGCCGCAGCAGTTTGAGCGCATCCTGCCCGAGTACGAACGCATCCGCGACACGGCGCACCTCGCCGGGCGCGGCAAGCCGCCGGCCTGA
- a CDS encoding DMT family transporter produces the protein MSAYSLMRHNPYLQLHLCVLLWGCTAILGKLITLAAIPLVFWRVLIVSLCLVSWRPLWRRLAGVPRRDLWLAAGNGLVITVHWLFFYGAVKVANASVAATCLALAPVFLALFEPLLLKRAFNRRNLLIGVLALPGVALVVGGIPQGMLAGFLLGTLAALLAALFSSLNKGLAERMPALPLTMIQMASGTLLLALLIPLWPLFGAESAFRWPGPGDLGWLLLLALACTLLPFALIVIVLRRLSAFSVQLAVNLEPVYAIALAALLLDETAELHWPFYLGVALILAAVLGHAAWQRRCAEC, from the coding sequence ATGTCTGCGTATTCATTGATGCGGCACAATCCTTACCTGCAACTGCATCTGTGCGTCCTGCTGTGGGGTTGCACGGCCATACTCGGCAAGCTGATCACGCTGGCGGCGATACCGCTGGTGTTCTGGCGCGTGCTGATCGTCAGCCTTTGTCTGGTGTCGTGGCGGCCGCTGTGGCGCCGTCTGGCCGGCGTCCCGCGGCGCGATCTGTGGTTGGCGGCCGGCAATGGCCTGGTCATCACCGTGCATTGGCTGTTCTTCTACGGCGCGGTGAAGGTGGCGAATGCATCGGTGGCGGCGACCTGCCTGGCCCTGGCGCCGGTGTTTCTGGCCTTGTTCGAGCCGCTGCTGCTGAAGCGGGCGTTTAACCGCCGCAACCTGTTGATCGGCGTGCTGGCGCTGCCTGGCGTGGCGCTGGTAGTGGGCGGCATTCCGCAGGGGATGCTCGCCGGCTTCCTGCTCGGCACGCTGGCGGCATTGCTGGCCGCGCTGTTCAGCAGCCTCAACAAAGGACTGGCCGAGCGCATGCCGGCCCTGCCGCTGACCATGATCCAGATGGCCAGCGGCACGCTGCTGCTGGCGTTGCTGATTCCGCTCTGGCCGCTGTTCGGCGCTGAGTCGGCGTTCCGCTGGCCGGGTCCGGGTGATCTGGGTTGGCTGCTGTTGCTGGCGCTGGCCTGTACCCTGCTGCCCTTTGCCCTGATCGTCATCGTGCTGCGGCGGCTGAGTGCGTTCAGCGTGCAGTTGGCGGTGAATCTCGAGCCGGTCTATGCCATTGCGCTGGCGGCGCTGTTGCTCGATGAAACGGCTGAATTGCACTGGCCGTTCTATCTGGGCGTGGCGCTGATACTCGCCGCGGTGCTGGGGCATGCGGCCTGGCAGCGCCGATGCGCCGAGTGTTGA
- a CDS encoding Y-family DNA polymerase, whose product MSTRCIAHLDMDAYYASVELLRYPQLRGLPVAVGGRGEHRPQQLPDGHWQYARLRDYVGRGVLTTASYEARALGLHSGMGTMKAARLAPEAILLPADFSAYRHYSRLFKAAVRQIAPLIEDRGIDEIYIDLTALSASESAGSLARRIKAAVREATGLSCSIGIAPNKLLAKLCSELDKPDGITLLEMSELPTRIWPLPVGRINGIGPKAAARLAGLGIQRIGQLAAADPAGLVAQFGRSQGRWLHEVANGIDARPVQTEGEPKSFSRETTFERDLHAREDRGELGAIFTALCRQLAADLARHRVLGRTVGIKLRFDDFRTVTRDLSLPVATADAAAIRQAAGLCLKRVPLERRLRLLGVRMGSLQSTDRPQAELPLLNE is encoded by the coding sequence ATGAGCACGCGCTGCATCGCCCATCTCGACATGGATGCCTATTACGCTTCCGTCGAGCTGCTGCGTTACCCGCAATTGCGCGGTCTGCCGGTGGCGGTGGGCGGGCGCGGCGAGCATCGACCGCAGCAGCTGCCCGATGGGCATTGGCAATATGCGCGGCTGCGCGATTACGTCGGCCGCGGCGTGCTGACCACGGCCAGCTATGAAGCCCGCGCGCTGGGTCTGCATTCCGGCATGGGCACCATGAAGGCGGCGCGCCTGGCGCCCGAGGCCATCCTGTTGCCGGCGGATTTCAGCGCCTATCGTCACTACTCGCGGCTGTTCAAGGCGGCGGTGCGGCAGATCGCGCCCTTGATCGAGGATCGCGGCATCGACGAGATCTATATCGATCTGACGGCATTGAGCGCGAGCGAATCCGCCGGATCGTTGGCGCGGCGCATCAAGGCGGCGGTGCGCGAGGCTACCGGCCTGAGCTGTTCGATCGGCATCGCGCCCAACAAGTTGCTGGCCAAGCTCTGTTCCGAGCTGGACAAGCCCGACGGCATTACCTTGCTCGAAATGAGCGAGCTGCCGACACGCATCTGGCCATTGCCGGTCGGGCGCATCAACGGCATCGGGCCGAAAGCGGCGGCGCGTCTGGCCGGGCTGGGCATACAGCGCATCGGGCAACTGGCGGCGGCTGATCCGGCCGGGTTGGTGGCACAGTTTGGCCGCAGCCAGGGGCGCTGGCTGCACGAGGTTGCCAACGGTATCGACGCGCGGCCAGTGCAGACCGAGGGCGAACCCAAGTCGTTCAGCCGCGAAACGACTTTCGAGCGCGATCTGCATGCGCGTGAGGATCGCGGCGAGCTGGGCGCCATCTTCACCGCGCTTTGCCGCCAGCTCGCCGCCGATCTGGCGCGTCATCGGGTGCTTGGCCGCACCGTGGGCATCAAACTGCGTTTCGACGACTTCCGCACGGTGACGCGCGATCTCAGTCTGCCTGTCGCCACCGCCGATGCCGCCGCCATTCGCCAGGCCGCCGGCCTGTGCCTCAAGCGCGTACCGCTGGAGCGCCGGCTGCGGTTGCTGGGGGTGCGCATGGGCAGCCTCCAGTCCACCGACAGGCCGCAGGCCGAGTTGCCGTTGCTGAATGAGTGA
- the htpX gene encoding zinc metalloprotease HtpX, which produces MFSNWLKTTILMAAIVALFGMIGAAIGGQSGMLLALLVGGGMNVFAYWFSDKMVLKMYKAREVDAGTSPYLYGIVRDIAQRAGMPMPRVYIIDEAQPNAFATGRNPRHAAVAATRGILQMLTERELRGVMAHEMAHVQHRDILISTIAATMAGAISALANFALLFGGRGSGGRSHPIVGLLVALLAPMAAALIQMAISRAREFEADRGGAEFCGDPDALADALVKIDAHARGVPMMSAEAHPETAQMMIMNPLSGRGMAGLFATHPATEERVARLRAMRPGR; this is translated from the coding sequence ATGTTCAGCAACTGGCTCAAGACCACCATCCTGATGGCCGCCATCGTCGCCCTCTTCGGCATGATCGGCGCGGCCATCGGTGGGCAATCCGGCATGCTGCTGGCGCTGCTCGTCGGCGGCGGCATGAACGTCTTCGCCTATTGGTTCTCCGACAAGATGGTGCTGAAGATGTACAAGGCCCGGGAAGTCGACGCCGGCACTTCGCCCTATCTCTACGGCATCGTCAGGGACATCGCCCAGCGCGCCGGCATGCCGATGCCGCGCGTCTACATCATCGACGAAGCCCAGCCCAACGCCTTTGCCACCGGGCGCAATCCGCGACATGCGGCCGTGGCCGCCACCCGCGGCATCCTGCAGATGCTCACCGAGCGCGAGCTGCGCGGCGTGATGGCGCATGAAATGGCCCATGTCCAGCATCGCGACATCCTGATTTCCACCATCGCCGCGACCATGGCCGGCGCCATTTCAGCGCTTGCCAACTTCGCCCTGCTCTTCGGCGGCCGCGGCTCGGGAGGCCGCTCGCACCCCATCGTCGGCCTCCTCGTCGCCCTGCTCGCGCCCATGGCTGCGGCCCTCATCCAGATGGCGATCTCGCGCGCCCGCGAGTTCGAAGCCGATCGCGGCGGCGCCGAATTCTGCGGCGACCCCGATGCGCTGGCCGATGCGCTGGTGAAAATCGACGCCCATGCGCGCGGCGTGCCGATGATGAGCGCCGAAGCCCATCCGGAAACCGCCCAGATGATGATCATGAATCCGCTCTCCGGACGCGGCATGGCCGGGCTGTTCGCAACCCACCCGGCCACCGAGGAGCGCGTGGCGCGACTGCGGGCGATGCGCCCGGGGCGTTGA
- the fmt gene encoding methionyl-tRNA formyltransferase, translating into MKLIYAGTPAFAAAALTAILAAGHEVTLVLTQPDRPAGRGMQPTPSAVKTLALAHGLSIYQPERLKDPASHEPIRAAVAAGAELMVVAAYGLILPPAVLDLPPRGCLNIHASLLPRWRGAAPIQRAIEAGDAQTGITLMQMDAGLDTGAMLLRESLPIAADDTAASLHDKLAAQGARLITQALADLDALAPTPQPEAGVTYAAKILKSEAALDWRQAAETLARQIRAFDPFPGATARIDDSTLKIWRAEALAADTVAAAAATEQPPPGSILSADAAGVVVACGSGNLRLEELQKSGGKRLPAREFLAGFALPPGARFHADTD; encoded by the coding sequence ATGAAACTGATCTACGCCGGCACGCCGGCGTTCGCCGCTGCGGCCCTGACCGCCATCCTGGCCGCCGGACATGAAGTGACGTTAGTGCTCACTCAGCCCGATCGGCCGGCAGGACGCGGCATGCAACCGACGCCCAGTGCGGTGAAAACCCTCGCGCTGGCGCATGGCCTGAGCATCTACCAGCCCGAGCGTCTGAAAGACCCCGCCAGCCATGAACCCATCCGCGCGGCGGTGGCGGCCGGCGCCGAACTGATGGTGGTCGCTGCCTACGGCCTGATCCTGCCGCCGGCCGTGCTCGATCTGCCGCCGCGCGGCTGCCTGAACATCCATGCCTCGCTGCTGCCGCGCTGGCGCGGCGCAGCCCCCATCCAGCGCGCCATCGAAGCCGGCGATGCGCAAACCGGCATCACCCTGATGCAGATGGATGCCGGGCTGGATACCGGCGCCATGCTGCTGCGCGAATCCCTGCCCATCGCGGCCGACGACACGGCGGCGAGCCTGCATGACAAGCTCGCCGCGCAAGGCGCCCGGCTCATCACCCAGGCCCTGGCCGACCTCGACGCGCTGGCGCCCACGCCCCAACCCGAAGCAGGCGTGACTTACGCCGCCAAGATCCTGAAAAGCGAAGCCGCGCTCGACTGGCGGCAAGCGGCGGAAACCCTCGCGCGTCAGATCCGGGCCTTCGATCCTTTTCCGGGAGCCACTGCCCGGATCGATGACAGCACCCTGAAAATCTGGCGCGCCGAAGCGCTGGCCGCCGATACGGTTGCGGCTGCGGCTGCAACTGAACAGCCACCGCCCGGCAGCATCCTTTCCGCGGACGCCGCCGGCGTGGTCGTGGCCTGCGGGAGCGGCAATCTGCGTCTGGAAGAACTGCAAAAATCCGGCGGCAAACGCCTGCCCGCGCGCGAATTCCTCGCCGGCTTTGCGCTGCCTCCCGGCGCCCGCTTCCACGCCGACACTGACTGA
- the def gene encoding peptide deformylase: MALLPILSYPDPRLHIKARQIERVDDGIRQLAADMAETMYAAPGIGLAATQVDRHVRLVVIDVSEEKNQLLTLINPEILERSGECEGEEGCLSVPGVYETVVRAAEVRVRAQNLAGETFELAADGLLAVCIQHELDHLDGKVFVEYLSRLKQERIKTRLNKQQRVKHHERVIA, from the coding sequence ATGGCACTTCTTCCCATACTCAGCTATCCCGATCCGCGCCTGCACATCAAGGCGCGGCAGATCGAGCGCGTTGATGACGGCATCCGTCAGTTGGCAGCCGACATGGCCGAGACCATGTATGCCGCCCCCGGCATCGGCCTGGCCGCCACCCAGGTCGACCGCCACGTGCGTCTGGTGGTGATCGACGTCAGCGAAGAAAAGAACCAATTGCTGACTCTCATCAATCCGGAAATCCTCGAACGTTCCGGCGAATGCGAAGGCGAGGAAGGCTGCCTGTCGGTGCCCGGCGTGTATGAGACGGTGGTCCGCGCGGCCGAAGTGCGCGTGCGCGCGCAGAATCTCGCCGGCGAGACCTTCGAGCTGGCGGCCGACGGCCTGCTGGCGGTGTGCATCCAGCACGAACTGGATCATCTGGACGGCAAGGTATTCGTCGAATATCTCTCGCGTTTGAAGCAGGAGCGCATCAAGACCCGGCTCAACAAGCAGCAGCGCGTCAAGCACCATGAGCGCGTGATCGCCTGA